The following are encoded together in the Glycine soja cultivar W05 chromosome 5, ASM419377v2, whole genome shotgun sequence genome:
- the LOC114412109 gene encoding methylsterol monooxygenase 1-1-like, which yields MLPYGSIPEAAAALGRNLTSAETLWFNYSASKSDYFLYCHNILFLFLVFSLVPLPLVFLELKRFSFVASHKIQPKVRLSLAETFKCYKDVMRMFFLVVGPLQLISYPSIQMIGIRTGLQLPSWREILSQLLVYFLVEDYTNYWIHRFLHNDWGYEKIHRVHHEYHAPIGFAAPYAHWAEILILGIPSFLGPAMVPGHIITFWLWIALRQIEAIDTHSGYDFPRSITKYIPFYGGAEYHDYHHYVGRQSQSNFASVFTYCDYIYGTDKGYRYQKKILQKLKEELANGVEQNGGSYKTD from the exons ATGCTCCCCTATGGTTCCATTCCGGAGGCCGCGGCGGCGCTGGGCCGCAACCTCACCTCCGCGGAAACCCTCTGGTTCAACTACTCCGCCTCCAAGTCTGATTACTTCCTCTACTGCCACAACATTCTGTTCCTCTTCCTCGTCTTCTCCCTCGTCCCCCTCCCCCTCGTCTTCCTCGAACTCAAGCGCTTCTCCTTCGTCGCTTCCCACAAGATCCAACCTAAAGTCCGTTTGTCCCTCGCCGAAACCTTCAAGTGCTACAAAGACGTCATGCGCATGTTCTTCCTCGTCGTCGGCCCCCTCCAACTCATCTCTTATCCTTCCATCCAG ATGATTGGGATCAGGACGGGGTTGCAATTACCGTCGTGGAGGGAGATCCTGTCGCAGCTTCTGGTCTACTTTCTCGTAGAGGATTACACCAATTACTGGATCCACCGGTTTCTGCACAACGATTGGGGTTACGAGAAGATTCACCGCGTGCACCATGAGTACCATGCTCCCATTGGATTTGCGGCGCCCTATGCCCACTGGGCCGAGATCTTGATCCTCGGGATTCCCTCCTTTCTCGGGCCTGCCATGGTTCCTGGTCACATTATCACCTTTTGGCTATGGATAGCCTTGCGCCAGATTGAAGCCATTGACACCCACAGCGG GTATGACTTTCCCAGGAGTATCACAAAATATATTCCATTTTATGGTGGCGCTGAGTATCACGATTACCATCATTATGTTGGAAGACAAAGCCAAAGCAATTTTGCTTCAGTTTTCACATACTGTGATTACATCTATGGAACTGACAAG GGATATAGGTATCAGAAAAAAATACTTCAGAAG TTGAAGGAAGAGTTGGCAAATGGTGTTGAGCAGAACGGAGGATCATACAAGACTGACTGA